In one window of Rhodoglobus vestalii DNA:
- a CDS encoding TerC family protein — translation MQITPLIWFITIAVTIAFFVYEFYAHVRKPHEPTIGESARWSAFYIGLALLFGVGVGMVSGWTFGGEYFAGYLTEKALSIDNLFVFLLVMSAFAVPKIYQQKVLMIGIVIALILRGGFIAVGAALIENLSWIFYIFGALLLFLAYRQAFSSHETDPANNRFMRFIRRHLSVTDEYHGDKLTVVKNGKRFVTPMLLTIVAIGFVDVIFAVDSIPAIYGLTNEAYIVFTANAFALMGLRQLFFLIGGLLQRLVYLAQGLAVILAFIGVKLVFHALHVNELPFVNGGEPLLWVPEIPITFSLLFILATVTVATVASLLKTRAKRPDPKASAPTDLPTTKEHSK, via the coding sequence ATGCAGATCACACCCCTGATCTGGTTCATCACTATTGCTGTGACGATCGCGTTCTTTGTTTACGAGTTCTACGCCCACGTGCGAAAACCGCACGAGCCCACCATCGGTGAGTCAGCCCGCTGGTCGGCGTTCTACATCGGTCTCGCACTGCTGTTCGGCGTCGGTGTGGGAATGGTCTCGGGATGGACCTTCGGCGGCGAGTACTTCGCCGGCTATCTCACCGAGAAGGCACTCTCGATCGACAACCTCTTCGTGTTCCTTCTTGTTATGAGCGCGTTCGCGGTGCCGAAGATTTACCAGCAGAAGGTGCTGATGATTGGCATCGTCATTGCCCTCATCCTGCGGGGTGGCTTTATCGCCGTCGGCGCTGCACTGATCGAGAACCTGTCGTGGATTTTCTATATCTTCGGCGCGCTCCTGCTCTTCTTGGCCTACCGTCAAGCATTCTCAAGCCACGAAACCGACCCAGCCAACAACCGGTTCATGCGCTTCATCCGTCGGCACCTCTCGGTGACCGACGAATACCACGGAGACAAGCTCACGGTCGTGAAGAACGGTAAACGGTTCGTCACCCCCATGCTGCTGACCATCGTCGCGATCGGCTTCGTTGACGTCATCTTCGCGGTCGACTCAATTCCCGCCATCTACGGCCTCACCAACGAGGCCTACATTGTCTTCACGGCGAACGCATTCGCGCTGATGGGGCTGCGTCAACTGTTCTTCCTCATCGGTGGATTGCTTCAACGGTTGGTCTACCTGGCACAGGGCCTTGCGGTCATCCTCGCGTTCATTGGGGTGAAGCTTGTATTCCACGCCCTGCATGTGAACGAGCTGCCGTTCGTCAATGGTGGGGAGCCGCTCTTGTGGGTTCCCGAGATTCCCATCACGTTCTCTCTGCTATTCATCCTCGCTACCGTCACTGTCGCCACGGTAGCGAGCCTGCTCAAGACTCGCGCAAAGCGTCCAGACCCGAAAGCATCCGCACCGACAGATCTTCCGACCACGAAGGAGCACTCTAAATGA
- a CDS encoding PadR family transcriptional regulator, which yields MTETAFWILTVLSSGSRHGYAILTSVGELSEGAVVLRVTTLYASLERLERDGRIHVVGEEVVDGRARRYYDITDEGRTELAAEAERLARRAAVAQASIAARTPPARAATVSTVTA from the coding sequence ATGACGGAAACCGCGTTCTGGATCTTGACCGTTCTTTCTTCGGGGAGTCGGCACGGTTACGCCATCCTCACCTCTGTTGGCGAGCTGAGCGAAGGTGCGGTGGTACTGCGCGTGACCACGCTGTATGCCTCGCTTGAGCGGTTAGAACGCGACGGTCGCATCCACGTTGTTGGTGAAGAAGTGGTGGATGGGCGTGCGCGACGGTATTACGACATCACCGACGAAGGGCGCACTGAACTCGCTGCCGAAGCGGAGCGTTTAGCGCGGCGCGCTGCAGTGGCACAGGCCAGTATCGCCGCTCGAACACCGCCTGCCCGTGCCGCCACCGTCTCGACGGTCACCGCATGA
- a CDS encoding helix-turn-helix domain-containing protein — MRPVSPSPSIEALAIGARIRGARKAQGLTLEQVATTAGFTKGFLSRLERDETSPSVATLVQLCQVLSIEIGSLFAEPEAVKISLDDAPHINLGGRGVDERLISPRNESRVQVIRSRMDPEANGGDAFYTISCEVEMLHVLAGALILRFVDREIPLRAGDSLTFPGREPHNWVADPDSGAEVIWTIVPASWRGE; from the coding sequence ATGAGACCGGTGTCGCCGTCACCCAGCATTGAAGCGCTCGCCATTGGAGCCCGCATCCGTGGCGCCCGCAAAGCTCAGGGCCTCACGCTCGAGCAGGTTGCCACAACAGCCGGGTTCACGAAAGGATTTCTGAGTCGGCTCGAACGGGACGAAACTTCACCCAGTGTCGCGACCCTGGTGCAGCTGTGTCAGGTGCTCTCCATTGAGATTGGATCGCTTTTTGCTGAACCTGAGGCGGTCAAGATTTCGTTGGATGATGCGCCGCACATCAATCTGGGCGGACGCGGCGTGGACGAACGACTCATCTCGCCGCGCAATGAATCACGGGTTCAGGTCATCCGGTCACGAATGGATCCTGAAGCAAACGGCGGCGACGCTTTTTACACGATCAGTTGCGAAGTTGAAATGCTTCATGTGCTTGCCGGTGCACTCATCCTGCGATTCGTTGATCGCGAGATTCCACTCAGGGCCGGCGACTCGCTCACGTTCCCGGGACGAGAACCCCACAACTGGGTTGCCGACCCCGACAGCGGTGCAGAAGTGATCTGGACGATCGTTCCCGCGTCGTGGCGCGGAGAGTAA
- the speB gene encoding agmatinase, translating to MTKHIVGPVDASIVPRFAGIATFARLPRIEDVDRVDIAVVGVPFDSGVSYRPGARFGPAHVREASRLLRPYNPAQDISPFAVQQVADAGDIAANPFSIDDAVREIEAAALELATRADKIVTIGGDHTIALPLLRAVAQKHGPVAVLHFDAHLDTWDTYFGAPVTHGTPFRRASEEGLIDLTASMHVGTRGPLYSADDLTDDTRLGFAVVTSEDVEERGVAAAIDRIRTRIGDKPLYISIDIDVLDPAHAPGTGTPEAGGLTSRELLRMIRALSDRNIVGADVVEIAPAYDHAQLTAIAASHVAYELISAMAPRETHQTTAAAES from the coding sequence ATGACGAAACATATTGTGGGTCCGGTCGATGCAAGTATTGTCCCTCGCTTTGCCGGAATCGCAACCTTCGCTCGTCTCCCGCGCATTGAGGATGTCGATCGAGTAGACATCGCGGTGGTCGGTGTGCCCTTCGACAGTGGAGTGAGTTACCGTCCCGGCGCGCGCTTCGGCCCCGCCCACGTGCGGGAAGCTTCCCGGTTGCTGAGGCCCTACAACCCGGCTCAAGACATCTCGCCATTCGCTGTTCAGCAGGTTGCTGATGCAGGAGATATCGCCGCGAACCCTTTCAGCATTGACGATGCAGTGCGCGAAATCGAAGCTGCCGCCCTCGAGCTGGCAACCCGCGCAGACAAGATCGTCACCATTGGTGGCGACCACACAATCGCGCTGCCCCTACTTCGTGCTGTCGCCCAGAAGCACGGACCCGTAGCAGTGCTGCACTTCGACGCCCATCTCGACACCTGGGACACCTACTTCGGTGCCCCAGTAACCCACGGCACCCCATTCCGTCGCGCCTCCGAGGAAGGGCTGATCGACCTCACGGCAAGCATGCACGTGGGAACTCGTGGCCCCTTGTACAGCGCCGACGACCTCACCGACGACACGAGGCTCGGCTTCGCGGTCGTGACGAGCGAAGACGTAGAAGAGAGGGGTGTCGCCGCGGCGATCGACCGCATTCGCACCCGTATCGGTGACAAACCGCTCTACATCTCTATTGACATTGACGTGCTCGATCCAGCACACGCACCCGGAACTGGCACCCCTGAAGCCGGCGGACTCACGAGCCGTGAACTTCTGCGCATGATCCGCGCTCTTTCAGACAGGAACATTGTCGGTGCGGATGTCGTAGAAATAGCCCCCGCCTACGATCACGCCCAACTGACGGCGATCGCGGCCAGTCACGTTGCCTACGAACTAATTAGCGCAATGGCTCCGCGCGAGACCCATCAAACAACCGCCGCAGCAGAGAGCTAG
- a CDS encoding YybH family protein, which translates to MSSRTPTEDEVLGAASAIVDAFASTDGDRYFEGFAPEATFIFHTEQSRLCNREEYESLWASWIDSGWRVRECESSNPSVQPFPGGAVFSHDVFTHVDTGDGEDSYRERETVVFRVDDDRLLAVHEHLSPQPESTS; encoded by the coding sequence ATGAGCAGCAGAACACCTACCGAGGATGAAGTGCTGGGCGCAGCATCCGCCATCGTTGACGCCTTTGCGTCCACTGACGGCGACCGCTACTTTGAGGGCTTCGCACCAGAGGCGACGTTCATTTTCCACACCGAACAGAGCCGCCTCTGCAATCGGGAAGAGTACGAGAGCCTGTGGGCTAGCTGGATCGACAGCGGGTGGCGCGTTCGTGAATGCGAGTCATCGAACCCTTCGGTTCAGCCCTTCCCCGGCGGCGCAGTGTTTAGCCACGACGTCTTCACGCACGTCGACACCGGAGATGGCGAAGACTCCTACCGCGAGCGCGAAACCGTCGTATTCCGCGTCGACGACGACCGGCTTCTGGCCGTGCACGAGCACCTTTCACCCCAGCCCGAATCCACCAGCTAA
- a CDS encoding purine-cytosine permease family protein — MSLYSRLNSHTQAQSDGGKPVKGTYSLARIGMIWLAANLVVTTLLTGTLFVPGVDFATAFLMIVLGTLGGAVVLTAIGAIGTRTGLPTMAITRGAFGTRGSLLPVAANVIVLMGWSWVQAMLAGVTVNFLVNSATGYSNPILFSVLCQTIVVILAILGHEGISKIEPWLAVLILAIIAWVFVTAFTAFDLGDFQSVTPDPDLGFTPIIVLDIVIATAVSWTVLSADFNRFARTTKAGVIGSGIGYTVSTITAMTLGLTAFVYVLLSGDEAAAFDPTTIVAAFGAPLAIVIFLSVMATNTMVVYGMVTSVVNAKVGSRLQFLPTALVLGAISIIGATWLQLLNQFTDFLVVIGAFFVPVFAIMIVDYYIVKRRAYTKDILEARGGRYWYTAGVNWFAVIIWVIGASMSYVWAYVWPLPIGATIPAFVLTFVLYLAVMLPERNRHEGVPSQHLAENADKDAAPVHTA; from the coding sequence ATGTCGCTCTATTCCCGGCTTAACAGCCACACCCAAGCCCAATCCGATGGGGGAAAACCCGTAAAGGGCACGTATTCGCTCGCACGAATCGGCATGATCTGGCTCGCCGCCAACCTAGTGGTGACCACCCTTCTCACGGGAACGCTATTTGTTCCCGGTGTTGATTTCGCCACCGCATTCCTGATGATCGTTCTCGGAACTCTCGGTGGTGCGGTCGTGCTCACCGCTATTGGGGCAATCGGAACCCGCACCGGGCTGCCCACGATGGCAATCACCCGCGGCGCGTTTGGAACACGAGGCAGTCTCCTGCCCGTCGCCGCCAACGTAATCGTGCTCATGGGATGGAGTTGGGTTCAGGCGATGCTCGCCGGCGTGACCGTCAACTTCCTCGTCAACAGTGCAACCGGATACTCGAATCCGATTCTGTTCTCGGTGCTATGCCAAACCATCGTCGTGATTCTGGCGATTCTCGGCCATGAAGGCATCTCGAAGATCGAGCCGTGGCTCGCCGTACTCATCCTCGCGATCATCGCGTGGGTGTTCGTGACGGCGTTCACCGCATTCGACCTCGGTGACTTCCAGTCGGTCACTCCCGACCCCGACCTCGGGTTCACTCCGATCATTGTTCTTGACATTGTGATCGCCACCGCCGTTTCGTGGACGGTGCTCTCCGCTGACTTCAACCGCTTCGCGCGCACCACTAAAGCGGGTGTGATCGGTTCCGGAATTGGCTACACCGTCTCCACCATTACCGCGATGACGCTCGGTCTGACAGCGTTTGTCTATGTGCTGCTCTCCGGCGATGAGGCTGCCGCGTTCGACCCCACAACGATTGTGGCGGCCTTCGGAGCACCACTGGCAATTGTCATTTTCCTTTCCGTCATGGCCACAAACACCATGGTCGTCTACGGAATGGTGACCTCCGTGGTCAACGCGAAGGTGGGCAGCAGACTGCAGTTCCTGCCGACCGCACTCGTGCTTGGAGCAATCTCAATCATCGGAGCAACCTGGTTGCAACTGCTCAACCAGTTCACCGATTTCTTGGTCGTCATCGGCGCGTTCTTCGTTCCCGTGTTCGCCATCATGATTGTCGACTACTACATCGTGAAGCGCCGCGCCTACACAAAGGACATCCTTGAGGCCCGTGGGGGGCGCTACTGGTACACGGCCGGGGTCAACTGGTTTGCCGTCATCATCTGGGTCATCGGTGCCAGCATGTCTTACGTGTGGGCGTATGTGTGGCCACTGCCCATCGGAGCAACTATTCCGGCGTTCGTTCTCACCTTTGTGCTCTACCTTGCCGTGATGCTTCCGGAGCGAAACCGTCACGAGGGTGTGCCGAGCCAGCATTTGGCAGAGAATGCTGACAAGGATGCTGCCCCAGTTCACACTGCATAG
- a CDS encoding cyclase family protein: MRELSHPIVSGMQVYPGDPTVSIASALAVTEDGVDVSLLQLGSHTGTHLDAPSHTVVGGRTTGSITLEELVGDALLVHLPALAPHAHYGMEEISAALGELPSVVPAIVIIDTGWAQHFGTEDALAHPALTPDAADELMRRGMRLLAVDTLSPDPTGEDSTDFPVHEVVLGSDGLIVENITGLNGLPQRLRVGFFPLKIDADGAPVRAVTLDA; this comes from the coding sequence ATGCGGGAGCTGAGCCACCCGATCGTCAGCGGGATGCAGGTCTACCCCGGTGACCCGACAGTCTCGATCGCGAGCGCTCTTGCGGTGACCGAGGATGGAGTCGACGTGAGTCTGCTCCAACTCGGCTCCCACACCGGCACGCATCTCGATGCCCCGTCACATACTGTCGTCGGCGGGCGCACGACGGGCTCGATCACCCTCGAGGAGCTTGTTGGCGACGCACTTCTCGTTCATCTCCCCGCGCTGGCGCCACACGCACATTACGGAATGGAAGAGATCAGTGCGGCGCTGGGTGAACTTCCCAGCGTCGTGCCTGCCATCGTGATCATCGATACCGGATGGGCCCAACACTTCGGCACCGAGGACGCGCTGGCCCATCCCGCGCTTACTCCCGATGCTGCCGATGAGTTGATGAGGAGAGGAATGCGGTTGTTGGCCGTCGACACTCTCAGCCCCGACCCCACCGGCGAGGATTCGACAGACTTCCCTGTTCACGAGGTAGTGCTCGGCAGCGACGGACTCATCGTCGAAAACATCACCGGGCTGAACGGATTACCGCAGCGGCTTCGGGTCGGCTTCTTCCCACTGAAGATCGACGCCGATGGTGCGCCCGTGCGCGCGGTCACACTAGACGCCTAG
- a CDS encoding GntR family transcriptional regulator, whose translation MITIDQSLATPVFEQIRGQIAQAIRSGGLDAGARLPSIRQLAADLRVAPGTVARAFTELEIAGLISSDRRGARVEETDVASDDLRAAAARFIGIARSAAIPLEDALSMISAGWAGVHERG comes from the coding sequence ATGATCACCATCGACCAGTCGCTAGCGACCCCGGTTTTTGAGCAAATCAGGGGGCAGATTGCGCAAGCTATCCGCAGTGGAGGATTGGATGCCGGAGCGAGACTTCCCTCTATTCGTCAGCTTGCGGCTGACCTTCGAGTTGCACCGGGAACGGTGGCGCGAGCCTTCACCGAGCTAGAGATAGCGGGTCTCATCAGCAGTGATCGGCGTGGTGCACGTGTCGAAGAAACGGATGTCGCGAGTGATGACCTTCGTGCTGCAGCAGCACGGTTCATCGGTATTGCACGCAGCGCAGCCATCCCTCTCGAGGACGCGCTCAGCATGATCAGCGCTGGCTGGGCAGGCGTCCACGAGCGCGGGTAG
- a CDS encoding SRPBCC family protein → MGSVTKDIQVDVPISVAYNQWTQFEDFPAFMSGVKSITQLDDRKLHWEVSVGGVEREFDAEIVEQHPDERIAWNSTGGKVHAGVVTFYRISDDSTKITLQVDWEPEGFVEKAGEILQIDDLQISKDLAEFKRLIESNGFESGKWRGEVPRAEDELGR, encoded by the coding sequence GTGGGAAGCGTAACCAAAGACATTCAGGTTGATGTTCCAATTAGCGTCGCCTACAACCAGTGGACGCAGTTTGAAGACTTCCCGGCATTCATGTCGGGAGTGAAGTCCATCACCCAGCTAGACGATCGCAAACTTCACTGGGAAGTATCGGTCGGCGGGGTTGAGCGCGAGTTTGATGCCGAGATCGTTGAACAGCACCCAGACGAGCGAATTGCGTGGAATAGCACGGGAGGCAAGGTTCACGCCGGTGTCGTGACCTTCTACCGCATCAGTGACGACTCCACAAAAATCACCCTTCAGGTGGACTGGGAACCCGAAGGGTTCGTCGAAAAAGCGGGCGAAATTTTGCAGATCGATGACCTGCAAATCAGCAAAGACCTTGCAGAGTTCAAGCGCCTCATTGAGTCGAACGGATTCGAATCGGGCAAGTGGCGTGGAGAGGTTCCCCGCGCCGAAGATGAGCTAGGCCGCTAG
- a CDS encoding DUF488 family protein: MRTQPIFTIGHSTHPIEEFIRMLRANGVDRVVDVRTVPGSRHNPQFGEQALSLSLIEASIRCERIAALGGLRHTLAVQESINGAWRNRSFRSYADYTQTKEFVDGLGQLLAVAEEGPVAIMCAEAVPWRCHRSLIGDALLVRDINETPHPHTVRKSRRRAGVVSARS, from the coding sequence GTGCGAACTCAACCCATCTTCACGATCGGTCATTCCACGCATCCAATCGAAGAATTCATTCGGATGCTGCGAGCAAACGGCGTCGATCGAGTGGTTGATGTTCGCACAGTGCCTGGCTCGCGGCACAACCCACAGTTCGGGGAACAGGCACTCTCGCTCAGCCTCATCGAGGCGAGCATCCGCTGCGAACGGATTGCCGCGCTGGGCGGGTTGCGGCACACTCTTGCGGTGCAGGAGTCGATCAATGGCGCGTGGCGGAACAGGAGCTTTCGCAGCTACGCCGACTATACGCAGACCAAGGAATTTGTTGACGGTCTTGGTCAGCTTCTGGCGGTAGCCGAGGAGGGCCCTGTGGCAATTATGTGTGCTGAAGCCGTTCCGTGGCGCTGTCACCGATCGCTTATCGGAGATGCGCTGCTCGTACGCGACATCAACGAAACCCCACACCCTCACACGGTTCGCAAAAGTCGACGGCGTGCGGGTGTGGTATCCGCCCGAAGTTGA
- a CDS encoding threonine aldolase family protein, whose protein sequence is MARSSADRCRTLDGLVTAVAALSVAPAGSRPDGASIGIPYSPLQKAAMTSIDSILRGYLSDNAAGASPQILDAVVAASAGPAAPYGNDALTAQMRAKMAAAFECDLDVFAAGTGSAANGIGLAALTRPWGSILAHADSHINNDEAGAPEFFTDGSKIVLLGGAHSKIDPDELRAAVNAGRGDVHSVQPSVLSITQVTETGSVYTINELRELTTIARDAGLRIHMDGARFTNALVALDVSPAEMTWKLGVDILSFGATKNGALTADAIVSFDPTLATELSFRHKRGGQLTSKMRFQTAQLDAYLTDDLWLENARQANAMAARLRAGIVDVAGVTVTNEPGSNILFAIFPDELSDALHDRGFGFYTDRWGPGIVRIVVSFVHQAVDIDEFVAAIRELA, encoded by the coding sequence GTGGCTCGGAGCAGTGCTGATCGTTGCCGAACACTTGATGGTCTCGTCACTGCGGTGGCGGCACTGTCGGTAGCACCCGCTGGTTCACGGCCCGACGGTGCATCGATCGGCATCCCGTACTCTCCGTTACAGAAAGCTGCCATGACCTCGATCGATTCCATTCTGCGCGGATATTTGAGCGACAACGCTGCCGGTGCCTCACCCCAAATTTTGGATGCCGTTGTGGCGGCATCCGCGGGCCCGGCCGCCCCCTACGGCAACGATGCGCTTACGGCTCAGATGCGCGCCAAGATGGCGGCAGCGTTCGAGTGCGATCTCGACGTGTTTGCGGCCGGCACAGGGTCAGCGGCGAACGGCATCGGGCTGGCGGCACTGACACGCCCATGGGGAAGCATTCTGGCGCACGCGGATAGTCACATCAACAACGATGAGGCGGGGGCACCCGAATTCTTCACCGATGGGTCAAAGATTGTGTTGCTCGGCGGCGCGCACTCCAAGATTGACCCGGATGAGCTGCGTGCGGCCGTAAACGCAGGCCGCGGTGATGTGCACAGTGTGCAACCGTCAGTGCTCAGCATCACGCAGGTCACCGAGACGGGCAGTGTTTACACGATCAACGAGTTGCGCGAACTGACAACGATCGCCCGCGACGCAGGGCTCCGCATCCACATGGACGGTGCCCGCTTCACGAATGCGCTGGTCGCACTCGATGTAAGCCCGGCCGAAATGACGTGGAAACTGGGCGTCGACATACTCTCCTTCGGGGCCACCAAGAATGGTGCCCTCACCGCGGACGCCATTGTCAGCTTCGATCCGACCCTGGCGACGGAGTTGTCGTTCCGGCACAAGCGCGGCGGCCAGCTGACCTCCAAGATGCGGTTTCAGACCGCTCAACTTGACGCGTACCTTACTGACGACCTGTGGCTCGAGAATGCACGCCAGGCGAACGCGATGGCGGCGCGCTTGCGAGCGGGAATTGTGGATGTCGCCGGCGTGACCGTGACCAACGAGCCCGGCAGCAATATCCTCTTCGCCATTTTTCCTGATGAGCTCTCAGATGCACTCCACGATCGCGGCTTCGGTTTCTACACCGACCGGTGGGGCCCTGGCATCGTGCGCATCGTTGTGTCGTTCGTGCACCAGGCGGTCGACATTGATGAGTTTGTGGCTGCCATTCGCGAGCTCGCTTAG
- the tdh gene encoding L-threonine 3-dehydrogenase translates to MKALYKDGAAPGLILTERPEPTPGRGEVKIRVARTGICGTDLHIESWDAWAAGAITTPLIPGHEFSGHVVELGEGVTSVQVGALVSGEGHVVCGHCRNCRAGRRHLCKFTSSIGVNRDGAFAEYVVIPEKNVWQHPPGIDPELAAIFDPLGNAVHTALSFPMVGEDVLITGVGPIGLMAAKVARHIGARHIVMTDVNEERLQLARDMGVSLAINVSKVRIAEAQEQLGMKEGFDIGLEMSGHATALPEMIDNMNQGGRIAMLGLPAEPISINWATVVTHMITIKGIYGREMFETWYAMNAMVHTGLDVSAVVTDRFPAERWQEAFATARRGNSGKVIIDWS, encoded by the coding sequence ATGAAAGCCCTCTATAAAGACGGGGCCGCACCCGGCCTCATCTTGACCGAACGACCAGAACCGACTCCCGGGCGTGGTGAGGTCAAGATTCGTGTCGCTCGCACAGGGATCTGTGGCACCGATCTCCACATCGAATCATGGGATGCGTGGGCCGCCGGAGCCATAACCACCCCCCTGATTCCGGGCCACGAATTCTCCGGGCACGTCGTCGAACTCGGCGAAGGGGTCACCTCGGTTCAGGTCGGCGCCCTCGTCTCGGGCGAAGGGCACGTGGTTTGTGGTCACTGCCGCAATTGTCGTGCCGGGCGGCGCCACCTGTGCAAGTTCACCTCCAGCATTGGCGTGAATCGCGATGGGGCATTCGCCGAGTATGTGGTGATTCCCGAAAAGAATGTGTGGCAGCATCCACCCGGCATCGACCCTGAGCTTGCCGCTATCTTCGACCCCCTCGGCAACGCCGTGCACACCGCGTTGTCGTTCCCCATGGTTGGGGAAGACGTGCTCATTACCGGCGTCGGCCCCATCGGGCTCATGGCAGCGAAAGTCGCCCGCCACATTGGCGCCCGCCACATCGTGATGACCGATGTGAACGAAGAACGCCTGCAACTCGCCCGTGACATGGGCGTCAGCCTTGCGATCAACGTCTCAAAGGTGCGTATTGCCGAAGCGCAAGAACAGCTCGGTATGAAGGAAGGCTTCGACATCGGTCTCGAAATGAGCGGACACGCAACCGCGTTGCCCGAGATGATCGACAACATGAATCAGGGCGGTCGCATCGCCATGCTCGGCCTCCCCGCCGAACCGATCAGCATCAATTGGGCCACCGTTGTGACCCACATGATCACCATCAAAGGCATCTACGGGCGCGAGATGTTCGAGACCTGGTATGCCATGAATGCCATGGTGCACACCGGTTTGGATGTCTCTGCCGTCGTCACTGATCGTTTCCCCGCTGAGCGGTGGCAAGAAGCGTTCGCGACTGCCCGCCGCGGCAATAGCGGCAAAGTCATCATCGACTGGTCCTAG